In the genome of Nakamurella alba, the window CGGCAGCGCGTCCATCAGGGCCCCGCGGACCGCCACCAACCGCGCCGCGTCCGCCACGGTGAGCACGCCGGCCGCGACCGCGGCGGCGAACTCGCCCACTGAGTGGCCGGCGACCATGTCCGGTCGCACGCCGCGCGCGGCCAGCAGCGCGGTGCTCGCGACCTGGAATGCGAACAGCGCCGGCTGCGTCCACGCGGTGCGGTCCAGCAGTGCGGCGTCTGCGGAACCCGGCTCCGCCCAGAGGATCTCGGTGAGCGGGCGGGGCAGGTGCGGGGAGAGTGCAGCGGTCACCTCGTCGAAGGCGACCGCGAAGGCCGGCTCGCTCGCGTACAGGTCACGCCCCATGCCCACCCGCTGACCGCCCTGACCGGTGAACAGGAACGCGGTGCGCACCACCTCCGGGGCGCTGCCGGTGGCGACCACCGCCGGGCCTCCGTCACCCGCCGTCCCGGTGGTCAGCCCGTCCAGGGCCCGCTCGAGCGCGGCCCGGTCGCCGTGCAGCACCACCCGTTCGCGCAGGGCCGCACGCCGGGTGGCCAGGGCGTGCGCGGTGCGCACCACCGGCACGGCGGAGTGGGAGCGGGACCAGGCGGCCAATCTGCCCGCGCCCTCCCGCAACGAGGCCGCCGACCGGGCCGACAGCACCCAGGTGGCCGCGGCCCCCGTGTCGGCAACAGTGTCGGTCGGCGCGTCGGCAACGGTGTCGGTGACCGTGTCGGCCGCAGTGTCCGTCACCGTGTCCGTCCCGGCCGGGCCGGCGTTCCCGTGCGGCAGCGAGGGGGTGGCGGCGGCGCCCGCGGTGTATTCCTGCAGCAGCACATGGGCGTTCGTTCCGGAGATGCCGAACGACGAGACACCGGCCGTCCGAGGGTGTTCCGCCGATCCGGCCCAGTGCTGCGGCTCGGTCAGCAGTTGCACCGCGCCGGCCGACCAGTCCACGTGCGGGGTCGGGGCGTCCACGTGCAGGGTGCGCGGCAGCGTGCCGGCCCGCATGGCCGCGATCATCTTGATGATCCCGGCGACCCCGGCCGCGGCCTGGGTGTGCCCGATGTTGGACTTCACCGAGCCGAGCCACAGCGGCCGGTCCGGGTCCCGGCGCCGGCCGTAGGTGGCCAGCAGCGCCTGCGCCTCGATCGGGTCGCCGAGCGCCGTGCCGGTGCCGTGCGCCTCGATCACGTCGACGTCGTCCGCCTCCAGCCGCGCGTCGGCCAGCGCCTGCCGGATCACCCGTTCCTGGGCCGGCCCGCTCGGTGCGGTCATCCCGTTCGACCGGCCGTCCTGGTTGACGGCGCTGCCGCGGATCACCGCGAGGATCGACCGGCCGGCCTTCTCCGCATCCGAGAGTCGTTCCAGCAAGAGCACTCCCACACCCTCGGACCAGGTGGCACCGGAGCTGGAGGCGGCGAACGAGCGGGTGTGGCCGTCCGGGGCGAGGGCCCGCTGGCGGCTGAACTCGACATAGGGATCCGGGGTGGCCATCACCGTTGCCGCGCCGGCCAGCGCCAGCGAGCACTCGCCGCGCCGCAGCGCCTGGGTGGCCAGGTGCACGGCCACCAAGGACGACGAACAGGCGGTGTCCAGGGTCAGCGCCGGGCCCTCCAGGCCGAACAGGTACGACACCCGGCCGGACAGCACGCTGGGCGCGTTGGAGATGGCGACGATGCCCTCGAGCGCCGGTGGAACCCGGCCGCTGTAGCGGAGCAGGTAGTCGTTGTACATGTTCCCGGCGTAGACACCGGTGCGGCTGCCGCGGACCGACGACGGGTCGATCCCGGCCCGCTCGAAGACCTCCCAGGCCGTCTCCAGGAACAGCCGGTGCTGCGGGTCGGTGGCCAGGGCGCTGCGCGGGCTCATGTCGAAGAACGCGGCGTCGAAGCCGCCCGGGTCGTCCAGGAAGCCGCCCCAGTGGGTGTATGCGGTGCCGATCGAGTCCGGGTCCGGGTCGTACAGGGCGTCCAGGTCCCACCCGCGGTCGGTCGGGAAGCCGGTGATCGCCTCCCGCTCCTGCTCGACCAGCTGCCACAGGTCCTCCGGGCCCCGGACCCCGCCCGGGTACCGGCAGGCCATCCCGACGACCGCGATCGGCTCCGCCGCGCCCCGCTCGAGATCGGCCAACCGGCGCCGGGTCTCGGTGAGGTCGACGGTGACACGCTTGAGGTAGTCACGCAGCTTGGCCTCGCGCGAGGTCCCCGCCGGATCCAGCGTTGCGGTCATGACCAGCCCCTTCCAGGTGCTCCGCCGGTTGCTGCGGGACCGGCACCGGGTGCCGGGTCGGCCCCACCCAGCTGGGTGTCGATGAAGTCGAAGATCTCGTCGTCGGTGGCGCCCGCGAGGTCGTCGGCGGCCGGTGCACCGGCCAGCCGTCGCGCTCCCGCGGACAGGAGGTCCAGCACCCGGGTCCGGACCTCCGGCGAGCTGTCGGTCAGGTCCTGCTCGAGCTCGGCGAGCCAGCCCGCGAGCCGGAGGTCCGCGGCCGGCGGGGCGGGCCGGAGCACGCCGAGCAGGTGTGCGGACAGGTCCTCGACCGTCGGGTGGTCGAACGCGGTGGTGGTCGGCAGCCGCAGCCCGGTCTCGGCGTCCAGCCGGTTCCGCAGCTCCACCGCGGTCAGCGAGTCGAGGCCGAGTTCGGAGAACGCGCGGTCCGGCGCGACGGTGCGGTGCCCGAGCACCGCACACACGTGGCCGGAGACCTTCTCGGTCAGCCACCGCGCCGCCTCGTCGCGGTCCATGCCGGACAGCGGGGCGGCCGGCCCGGTCCGCCGGGCCGTCGCCGTGGCCCCGGTGTGCTCCGGTTCCGGGAACCGGGGGGCGGCGGCCGCGACCGGCTGCGCGACGGTCAGCCCGCGCAGCACCGCCGGCAGGTCGCCGGTGCCGGCGCGGGCGGCCAGCGCCGCGGCGTTCCACGCCACCGCGACCGGATCGACATCCGGCTGCTGCAGCGCGGTGTCGAAGTGGGACAGGGCCGAGTTCAGATCCAGCCGGTCCACCCCGGCGCGGGCCAGCCGGTCCACCCCGGCCGCACCCATCCGCGCGGTCAGCTCGGACCCCACCTCCCACAGACCCCAGGTGACGGACGTGGCCGGCAGCCCGGCGGCCCGCCGCGCCACCGCCAGGGCGTCGAGGAAGGAGTTGGCCGCGGCGTAACCGGCCTGCCCGGGGTTGCCGACCAGTGCGGCGACGGAGGAACAGAACACGAGGAAGCCCGGATCGGCCCGGTCCGCCGTGGCCAGGTGCAGGGCCCACCCGGCGTCCACCTTCGGCCGCAGCGGCACCTCCACCCGGTCCGGCCCGAGCACCGTCAGCGGCGCGTCGTCGAGGGCACCGGCGGCGTGCACGATCCCGGCGAGATCATCGATGCCGTCGAGCATCTCCCGCACCGCGCCGGGCGCTGCCAGGTCGAGCGCGCGGACGGCCACCCGGGCGCCGTCCGCCGCGAGCTCCGTCACCAGGTCGTCCACCCCGGGTGCGGCACCGCCGCGCCGGGAGACCAGCACCAGGTCCCGGACGCCGTGGACGCGCACCAGCCGGCGGGCCAGCTGTGCCCCGACACCCGTGGTGCCGCCGGTGACCACCACCGTCCCGGAGATCGGCGGACGGGTGGCGGCCTCGGCCGACGTTGCGCCCGGGACGCTGACGGTCTCCACCACCCGCGGCACCTCGAGACGCCCGTCCCGGACCCTGATCTCACGTTCCCCGGCCGCGAGGGCACCGGCCACGGCGGCCCAGGGCACGGGAGCGGACGGGTCGGCCGGCAGATCGACGACCGCGAACCGCCGTGGATGCTCCTGATCGGCGGTGCGCACCAGCCCGGCCACCGCGGCCGCGACCAGCTCCTCCGGGGTACCGGGTGACGGCCGTACGGCCACCACCAGACGGACGGCCGCGCAGGACTCCTCGACCAGGAACCCCTGGGCGTCCTCCAGCACCCGGGCCAGCGCCGTGCGCACGGCGGCGGGGACGTCCCCGCCTGCCACGGTGATGTCGACCGGCACCAGGGCGAGGTCCGCACCCGCCAGGTCGCTCGGCTGCCAGGCCTCCGGCCAGTCGGCCGGTGCCCCGCCGAGACCCTCCGGATCGAGCACGGCCCACCGGGCGGCGAGATCGGGCGCGGCGAGTTCGGTCCACTGCACCGTTGCCGCGCCGGCCGCGGGTCCCGCGGCGCCCCTCGCCGGTACCCCACGAAGTCCGAGGGACCCGATCTCCAGTACGATCTCGCCGCCGGGCGCCGCATCCGGCGGCACCGCTGCCGGACCTGCCCCAGGTACCTGGTGCGGGACGGCGGCCGTGATCCGGACCGTCACGGAACCGGGGTCGGCACCGGGCACGCGGCGGACCCGCGCCAGCAGCGCGCGGACCGGGTCCACCACTCCCCACCGAGCGTCGGACACCGTGTGCGGCAACAGCAGCCGGCCGGCCGCTGCCGGTTCCACCAGCAGCGGGTGCAGGACCGCGTCCAGCAGCACCGGGTGCACCGGGTGGTCGGCGGTCACCCCGTCCGGGAGCACGGCCAACGCCAGGTATCCGTCGTTGGTGGTCCAGACCTGTTGCAGCGAGCGGAATGCCGGCCCGTACCCGTAGCCGGTGGCGGCGAGCAGGGCGTAGTCGGGCAGCGCCGCCGGCACCGCACCGGACGGGACCTGCAACCGGCCCGACGGCGGGGGCGCGGCCGGCACCAGGCGACCATGGGCCCGGACCGACGGGGTCGGATCGGCGGCGAGCAGTTCGAGGCCCTGCACACCGTCGCGGCCGGGGACCGGGTCGGCGGTCCCGGTCAGGCGCAGTTGGATCCGGTGGTCCGCGCCGGTGGTCACCGGCGCGGTCAACGTCAGCTCGGCGAGATCCCGGCCCCCGCCGGCACCGAGCACCGCCAGCAGGGTGGCCGTGCCGGGCAGGATCGGGGTGCCGGCGACGGCGTGATCGGCCAGCCACGGGGCGTCCAGGGTCCCGGTGGCCAGCGACTCGCCGGTCGCGAGCACCGGGACCTGCGGTCCCAGCAGCGGTCCGGAGTCCCCGGCCGTGGACAGCGCCGGGTCCGTCAGCCAGAACCGCTGTCGGCGCAGCGGTGTCACCGGGAGGTCGGGGGTCGGCGCGGTTCCGCTGCCCGGCAGCAGATCGGCCCAGCGGATCGGCGCACCGGCGCACCAGGCCGCGGCGAGCGCCCGCAGCCACTGGGCCCGGTCACCGGCCCCACGCCGCAGCGTGCCGACCACCGCCGCCCGCGGCAACGTGCCCGCGATCGCGCCGGTCAGCACCGGGTGCGGGCCGACCTCGACGAACAGCAGCTCCCGGCCGTCCGGGTCGGCCGCTCCGGCGGCCGTGCGCAGTGCCGCGTCGAACACCACCGGGCGGCAGAGGTTGTCGATCCAATACCCGGTGTCCAGGCTCGCCGCCGGCGCATCGGAACCGGTGACCGCCGAGACGACGCGGACGGCCGTGGGGGTCGGCCGGACACCTGCGAGGTCGGTCTGCAGCCGGTCCGTCAGCGTCCGCATCATCGGGGTGTGCGAGGCGTAGTCGCCACCGGTGCGCCGGAGCCGCAGCTGCCCGCCGTGCCGTTGCTCGAAAGCCGCGATGCCACCGGGGGTCCCGGCGATCACACAGGACTCGGGCGAGTTGCGGACGGCCACCCACACCGGTTCCGGCAGGTCCGCCAGCCAGCGGGTGACCTCGTCCGCGGGCGCCGGCACGGACAGCATCGCGCCCGTCCCGTCCACGTCGGCCAGCGCGCGACTGCGCCGGGCCACCACCAGCGCCGCCGTGTCGAGGTCGAGGGCACCGGCCACGCAGGCCGCGGCGATCTCGCCCTGGGAGTGCCCGATCACTGTCCGCACCGGCAGCCCGGCAGCAGCCCACCCACGGCCCAGCGCCACGGCGAGCGCGAACAGCACCGGTTGCACCACAGCGGATCCGGCCAGTTCGGGTGCGTCCTCGTCACCGCGCAGCACCGCCCGGGCGGACCAGCCGGTGTGCGGCCGCAGCGCCGCATCGGCAGCGTCGAAGGCGGCCCCGATCACGGGATCGGCGTCCAGCAGCTCGACCGCCATGCCCGGCCACTGGCCGCCCTGCCCGGGGAAGACCAGCACGGGTGAGCGGCCCGGCACTGCGGTGCCGCGGACCAGACCGGGGTCGGGTGACTGCTCCGCGAGCGCGCCCAACGCCGCCAGCAGCTCGTCCCGGTCCCCGGCGACCAGCACGGCCCGCGCGGATCCGGCGGAGCGGCCGGCCAACCGGCGGCCGGCGGCGGGCAGCACGGCCGGGTCGAGGTCACGGGCGACCGGCAGCAGGGCGGCGGCGAGCGCGGCCAGCCCTTCGTCGTCCCGGCCGGAGAGCGGCCAGCAGATCGGTCCGGCGCCCGGTACTCCGCTGTCGCCCGGTACCCCGCCGAGCGGCGCGGAAGCCGGTGCCGGTGACTCGAGCACGACATGGGCGTTGGTGCCGCTGATCCCGAAGCCGGACACGGCGATCCGCAGCGGGCCGGAGTCGGGCAGCGGCACCGGCGCGGTGGCCAGCCGGATCCCGCCGTCCCAGTCGATCCGGCTGCTCGGGGCGTCGACGTGCAGCGTGCGCGGCCACTGCCGGGTGCGCAGGGTGAGGATCACCCGCAGCAGGCCGGCGATGCCGGCGGCGGCCTGGGTGTGGCCCAGGTTCGACTTCACCGATCCGAGCAGCAGCGGGGCGGCGCCGGTCTCCGCGGCGCGTTCGGCGGACCGGTAGGCAGCGGCCAGGGCGCCGGCCTCGATCGGGTCGCCGAGCCGGGTCCCGGTGCCGTGCGCCTCCACCCCCAGCACGTCGAACGGCGTCAGCCCGGCATCGGCCAGGGCCGCGGTGATGACCTGCTGCTGGGCCGGCCCGTTCGGCGCAGTGAGCCCGTTGGACCTGCCGTCCTGGTTGACCGCGCTGCCGCGGATCACCGCGAGCTCCGGCAGGCCCAGGCGCAGCGCGTGGGACCGGCGGGTCAGCAGCAGGACCCCGGCGCCCTCGGACCACCCGGTGCCGTCGGCGGTGTCGGCGAAGGCCTTGCA includes:
- a CDS encoding type I polyketide synthase; amino-acid sequence: MVQGPQHWRDRAVVPADAGAREGVHPLRGDRAPIAVVGVGCRLPAAETPDEFWDLLADGRDAVSDAPASRRQAGTAGMGRGGFLDAVDEFDAAFFGMSPAEAATADPHHRLALELCWRAVEDSRLPMESLDGSATGVFLGMLSTDHAVLADRADASGPHVYTGSARSLAANRLSYRFGLRGPSLTVDSGQSSSLVAVHLAVQSLRRGESTVAFAGGVNLALGPGTTTAIGDFGALSPQGRCAVLDVSADGYVRGEGGVVLLLKPLDAALRDGDPVRAVIHGSAVNNDGGGPGLTVPVARAQADLLRRALADAGAADTAIGYVELHGTGTPVGDPVEVAALRAVFGPPDAVGDDDPGDRTVLVGSVKSTIGHLEGAAGAAGLLRTVLARQHACVPATLHHHTPSVPLGPLVVATAPTIWPAVAPLAAVSSFGMGGTNCSVVVGPAPALPAAATGAVTADGPVPISAANLAALQQISVELAEVTGTAGPGPVAAALRRTRSSLPHRAVLLPAAGRTEPTDLSSRFRALAAGRPDHRTVLGRAATGSTAFVFPGQGSQWPRMAAGLIAGVPAAARRLAECCDALAPHLDTDLHALLRDGKPLERVDLVQPALWAVLVSLAEWWRAAGVLPDLVLGHSQGEIAAATVAGVLDLSDGARVVALRSRALVELAGSGGMLSVRLDPELAAQVAAASGAHLAAVNGPTSCVLSGSAESLQEAGSRVVADGGRARPIAVDYPSHSPAVDRIRDRVLADLALIRPRPARIPMMSAVTGAPVDGETLDAAYWFTNLRSTVRFDRAVRAALAAGAGRFVESSPHPVLVDAVLDVADAGGVLVSASGTLRRDADPVDELELARATAWVGGTPVAWPVADPPRSALPALPGHPFDRRRHWFETPGPLPERRRPVSPPVTTGVVAEDLPAPGGTAAVAGELLDLVRTCTAGVLGHPDASAVDPDTTFADLGLDSAGALALRTRLRALTGESLAAGVVYDHPTPRRLARSMERRSGSVGTVDPPHQADPVPSTGQVAPDARRPAGAAAGDPVVVVGTGCRFPGGVDGPEDLLALLESGGEVVGSAPVDRGWGVGPDRLRGGFLDTATMFDPDQFGISPREALAMDPQQRVLLEVVLQTLDRAGLDPAAVDPTRSAVFVGAMAGDYGPALARPDNAGGGHLLTGTTPSVLSGRIAYQLGWQGPAMTVDTACSSSLVATHLAVRALRQRECDLALVGGVTVMSTPGIFVEFGRQGGLAEDGRCKAFADTADGTGWSEGAGVLLLTRRSHALRLGLPELAVIRGSAVNQDGRSNGLTAPNGPAQQQVITAALADAGLTPFDVLGVEAHGTGTRLGDPIEAGALAAAYRSAERAAETGAAPLLLGSVKSNLGHTQAAAGIAGLLRVILTLRTRQWPRTLHVDAPSSRIDWDGGIRLATAPVPLPDSGPLRIAVSGFGISGTNAHVVLESPAPASAPLGGVPGDSGVPGAGPICWPLSGRDDEGLAALAAALLPVARDLDPAVLPAAGRRLAGRSAGSARAVLVAGDRDELLAALGALAEQSPDPGLVRGTAVPGRSPVLVFPGQGGQWPGMAVELLDADPVIGAAFDAADAALRPHTGWSARAVLRGDEDAPELAGSAVVQPVLFALAVALGRGWAAAGLPVRTVIGHSQGEIAAACVAGALDLDTAALVVARRSRALADVDGTGAMLSVPAPADEVTRWLADLPEPVWVAVRNSPESCVIAGTPGGIAAFEQRHGGQLRLRRTGGDYASHTPMMRTLTDRLQTDLAGVRPTPTAVRVVSAVTGSDAPAASLDTGYWIDNLCRPVVFDAALRTAAGAADPDGRELLFVEVGPHPVLTGAIAGTLPRAAVVGTLRRGAGDRAQWLRALAAAWCAGAPIRWADLLPGSGTAPTPDLPVTPLRRQRFWLTDPALSTAGDSGPLLGPQVPVLATGESLATGTLDAPWLADHAVAGTPILPGTATLLAVLGAGGGRDLAELTLTAPVTTGADHRIQLRLTGTADPVPGRDGVQGLELLAADPTPSVRAHGRLVPAAPPPSGRLQVPSGAVPAALPDYALLAATGYGYGPAFRSLQQVWTTNDGYLALAVLPDGVTADHPVHPVLLDAVLHPLLVEPAAAGRLLLPHTVSDARWGVVDPVRALLARVRRVPGADPGSVTVRITAAVPHQVPGAGPAAVPPDAAPGGEIVLEIGSLGLRGVPARGAAGPAAGAATVQWTELAAPDLAARWAVLDPEGLGGAPADWPEAWQPSDLAGADLALVPVDITVAGGDVPAAVRTALARVLEDAQGFLVEESCAAVRLVVAVRPSPGTPEELVAAAVAGLVRTADQEHPRRFAVVDLPADPSAPVPWAAVAGALAAGEREIRVRDGRLEVPRVVETVSVPGATSAEAATRPPISGTVVVTGGTTGVGAQLARRLVRVHGVRDLVLVSRRGGAAPGVDDLVTELAADGARVAVRALDLAAPGAVREMLDGIDDLAGIVHAAGALDDAPLTVLGPDRVEVPLRPKVDAGWALHLATADRADPGFLVFCSSVAALVGNPGQAGYAAANSFLDALAVARRAAGLPATSVTWGLWEVGSELTARMGAAGVDRLARAGVDRLDLNSALSHFDTALQQPDVDPVAVAWNAAALAARAGTGDLPAVLRGLTVAQPVAAAAPRFPEPEHTGATATARRTGPAAPLSGMDRDEAARWLTEKVSGHVCAVLGHRTVAPDRAFSELGLDSLTAVELRNRLDAETGLRLPTTTAFDHPTVEDLSAHLLGVLRPAPPAADLRLAGWLAELEQDLTDSSPEVRTRVLDLLSAGARRLAGAPAADDLAGATDDEIFDFIDTQLGGADPAPGAGPAATGGAPGRGWS